One genomic segment of Gottschalkia acidurici 9a includes these proteins:
- a CDS encoding calcium-translocating P-type ATPase, PMCA-type has product MSKKLWFKKNREELESELGVSMEQGLSEEEVLKRREEYGENVLVSAKRNGIISMFINQFKDFMVIILIIASIISGFLGEIGDTAIIMLVVLLNALLGVIQENKAEKSLEALKKLSSPIATVKRDGRRLEVRSEELVPGDIVLLESGDFVPADGVLFESIGLMIEESALTGESVPVEKETKIPAGEEIPLGDRKNCVFTSSLVTKGRGKFVVTETGMSTEIGMIAGLLENQKEVRTPLQEKLDELGKVLGIGALGICAVIFIMGYLQGRPLLQMFMTSVSLAVAAIPEGLPAIVTIVLSIGVQKMIGKNAIIRKLPAVETLGTASVICSDKTGTLTQNKMEVTQVYTYRQLKDIDEVNLSNKSEKLALKIGVLCNDSEIDIVFGEENGIGDPTEIALVSSGRKLNINKKEEEQKLERVGEIPFDSNRKLMTTVHRDGHKYKVFTKGALDFLMDKCKKVLIDGREQILTDSIKEEIRKVNYEMSSKALRVIGFAYRNENQMPNKITPEVIEKDLVFVGMQGMIDPPREEAKVAVSTCKVAGIQPVMITGDHKITAIAIAKQLGILKNENEAIEGKEIENMSDADLTKNIEKYSVYARVSPEHKVRIVSAWQKKGKVVAMTGDGVNDAPALKRANIGCAMGIAGTDVSKQAADMILTDDNFATIVSAIEEGRHIFDNIKKSIHFLLSCNIGEIVALFIAVVLGAPLPLLPIHILWVNLVTDSLPALALGLDPAEPDIMKRKPRDPKKSMFTNGLGFTLIVQGIMIGLLTKIAFQFGMMQNLAVGRTMALCTLCFSQLAHSFNVRSSDKSIFKIGIASNKYLIKANICSALLVISVTVIPALRDIFKLSKLGFMNWITIILLSLVPLIIVEFSKLFKDEETKEPNYKYSYKIKSTDAK; this is encoded by the coding sequence ATGAGTAAAAAACTATGGTTTAAAAAGAACAGAGAAGAGCTAGAAAGTGAATTAGGAGTAAGTATGGAACAAGGACTTTCTGAAGAAGAAGTCTTAAAGAGGCGAGAAGAATATGGAGAGAATGTATTAGTCTCGGCTAAGAGAAATGGCATAATCAGTATGTTTATAAATCAGTTTAAAGACTTTATGGTAATCATATTGATTATAGCATCTATAATATCAGGCTTCTTAGGAGAAATAGGAGATACAGCTATAATAATGTTAGTAGTACTTCTAAACGCATTATTAGGAGTAATACAAGAAAATAAAGCAGAAAAATCATTAGAAGCCCTGAAAAAGTTATCTAGTCCAATAGCCACAGTAAAAAGAGATGGAAGAAGATTAGAAGTTAGATCAGAAGAATTAGTACCTGGAGACATAGTACTTTTAGAATCGGGAGACTTTGTCCCAGCGGATGGAGTATTATTTGAAAGTATAGGTTTAATGATAGAAGAATCAGCCCTTACAGGAGAATCGGTGCCAGTAGAAAAAGAAACAAAAATACCAGCTGGAGAAGAAATACCTCTCGGGGATAGAAAAAACTGTGTATTTACATCAAGTTTAGTAACTAAAGGTAGAGGAAAATTTGTAGTAACAGAAACAGGTATGAGTACAGAAATAGGAATGATAGCAGGATTACTTGAAAATCAGAAGGAAGTAAGAACACCACTGCAAGAAAAGCTAGATGAACTCGGAAAAGTATTAGGAATTGGAGCATTAGGAATATGTGCAGTAATATTTATAATGGGATATTTGCAAGGAAGACCATTGCTTCAAATGTTTATGACATCAGTATCATTAGCTGTGGCAGCAATCCCGGAGGGACTACCTGCAATAGTGACAATAGTTCTTTCTATAGGTGTTCAAAAAATGATAGGTAAAAATGCAATAATAAGAAAACTACCAGCAGTGGAAACACTAGGAACTGCATCGGTGATATGCTCAGATAAAACTGGAACACTTACACAAAACAAAATGGAAGTAACACAAGTATATACTTATAGACAATTAAAAGATATAGATGAAGTAAATCTTTCAAATAAAAGTGAGAAACTAGCACTAAAAATAGGAGTATTATGTAATGATTCTGAGATAGATATAGTATTTGGTGAGGAAAATGGAATAGGAGATCCAACTGAAATAGCGTTAGTATCGTCAGGACGAAAACTTAATATAAATAAAAAAGAAGAGGAACAAAAATTAGAAAGAGTAGGGGAAATACCATTTGACTCTAATAGAAAGCTCATGACAACAGTTCATAGAGATGGACATAAATATAAAGTTTTTACAAAAGGTGCGTTAGACTTTTTAATGGACAAGTGTAAAAAGGTTCTTATAGATGGAAGAGAGCAGATACTTACAGATAGTATAAAAGAAGAGATAAGGAAAGTAAACTATGAAATGTCTTCAAAAGCTTTAAGAGTAATAGGATTTGCATATAGAAATGAAAACCAAATGCCAAACAAAATTACACCTGAAGTAATAGAAAAAGACTTGGTGTTTGTAGGAATGCAAGGTATGATAGATCCACCAAGAGAAGAAGCAAAAGTAGCAGTAAGTACATGTAAAGTAGCAGGTATACAGCCAGTTATGATAACAGGAGATCATAAAATAACAGCAATAGCTATAGCGAAACAATTAGGAATATTAAAAAATGAAAATGAAGCTATAGAAGGAAAAGAAATCGAGAATATGTCAGATGCAGACTTAACTAAGAATATAGAGAAATATTCAGTATATGCAAGAGTATCTCCAGAACATAAGGTAAGGATAGTAAGTGCATGGCAGAAAAAAGGGAAAGTAGTAGCGATGACAGGTGATGGAGTAAATGATGCCCCAGCATTGAAAAGAGCCAATATAGGTTGTGCTATGGGAATAGCAGGAACAGATGTATCTAAACAAGCTGCAGATATGATATTAACAGACGATAACTTTGCAACGATAGTATCAGCCATAGAAGAAGGAAGACATATATTTGATAATATAAAAAAATCAATTCACTTTTTATTATCTTGCAACATAGGTGAAATAGTAGCTCTTTTTATAGCAGTAGTATTAGGAGCACCATTACCATTATTGCCAATACACATACTATGGGTAAATCTAGTGACAGATAGCTTACCAGCCCTAGCACTAGGTTTAGATCCAGCAGAACCAGATATAATGAAGAGAAAGCCTAGAGATCCTAAGAAAAGTATGTTCACTAATGGATTAGGGTTTACACTGATAGTACAAGGAATTATGATAGGTTTACTAACAAAGATAGCATTCCAATTTGGTATGATGCAAAATTTAGCTGTAGGAAGAACTATGGCTTTATGTACACTATGTTTTTCTCAACTAGCACACTCATTTAATGTAAGATCATCAGATAAGTCTATATTTAAGATTGGAATAGCTTCAAATAAATACTTAATTAAGGCTAATATATGTTCTGCATTACTAGTGATATCAGTAACGGTTATTCCTGCACTTAGAGATATATTTAAACTATCTAAGCTAGGATTTATGAATTGGATCACAATTATATTACTTTCACTAGTACCACTAATTATAGTTGAGTTCTCAAAGCTATTTAAAGATGAAGAGACTAAAGAACCTAATTATAAGTATTCTTACAAAATAAAATCAACAGATGCTAAGTAA
- a CDS encoding DUF4364 family protein, translated as MILFTEDTNELVQYKLLILYILEKVDIPMTNSEITQFILENNYMNYFMVQQFLSELVNSKFVEFSTKDGSEYYHLSKAGKDTLVYFNDRIPQHLKDEVDRKHEDKKIEMIKETQVIGHYFKKSDSEYIVNLRAVEKDMVLLNLSLSVVSSKQAKLICNNWKENPHDIYKKVVDLLIQE; from the coding sequence ATGATTTTGTTTACTGAAGATACTAATGAGTTAGTCCAGTATAAGTTGCTTATTTTATACATATTAGAAAAAGTCGATATACCTATGACTAATTCAGAGATTACACAGTTTATATTAGAAAACAATTATATGAACTATTTTATGGTTCAACAATTTCTAAGCGAACTAGTTAACTCTAAGTTTGTGGAATTTTCAACGAAAGATGGAAGTGAGTATTATCATCTTTCTAAGGCAGGAAAAGATACTTTAGTTTATTTTAATGATAGAATACCACAACATTTAAAAGATGAAGTAGATAGAAAACATGAAGATAAAAAGATAGAAATGATTAAAGAAACTCAAGTTATAGGACACTATTTTAAGAAAAGTGATTCAGAGTATATAGTTAATCTAAGGGCAGTTGAAAAAGATATGGTTTTACTGAATCTATCTTTAAGTGTAGTTTCTAGTAAACAAGCTAAGCTAATATGTAATAATTGGAAAGAGAATCCTCATGATATTTATAAAAAAGTAGTTGATTTACTTATTCAAGAATAA
- a CDS encoding alpha/beta-type small acid-soluble spore protein has protein sequence MANNRSSNRIVVPEARQALDQLKLEIASELGLSNYDSIDKGNLSSRQNGYVGGYITKRLVEQAQRSLAGK, from the coding sequence ATGGCTAACAACAGATCTTCAAACAGAATAGTAGTTCCTGAAGCTCGTCAAGCATTAGATCAATTAAAATTAGAGATTGCTAGTGAATTAGGACTAAGCAATTACGATTCTATAGATAAAGGTAATCTATCTTCTAGACAAAATGGATATGTTGGTGGATATATTACTAAAAGATTAGTAGAACAAGCTCAAAGATCATTAGCTGGTAAATAG
- a CDS encoding Na/Pi cotransporter family protein, producing the protein MFVISGVLGLLLFLLGIKFMSSSFKGLVSNKFKYKIDKFTSNKVLSVFSGIIITSILQSSSATTLIVVGLVHSNMLSLYNAVPIIMGANIGTTITSQLVAFNFNIPIEIILFVSAFLFIIFRKTKFNIISKLIISVSLIFLGLDMVSTAITPLKGSETFFNFIAFISKNKILSFSGGILLTAIIQSTTTGITILQVMASSSIVSVKAAIPIILGQNVGTCLDTVIGSLATNKSGKQAALVQVLFNLSGALIFLFLTDYIYATVTYLSPDNISRQIANAHTLFNVLSTILLLPFSNILADISKKLLNNLVLFLRF; encoded by the coding sequence TTGTTTGTTATAAGTGGAGTATTAGGTTTACTGTTATTTCTGCTAGGAATAAAGTTTATGTCTAGCAGCTTTAAAGGCTTAGTATCAAATAAATTTAAATATAAAATAGATAAATTTACTTCAAATAAAGTTTTAAGTGTTTTTAGTGGCATTATTATAACTTCTATACTTCAAAGCAGTAGCGCCACTACTCTTATAGTAGTAGGTTTAGTTCATAGTAATATGCTAAGTCTTTATAATGCTGTTCCAATAATAATGGGGGCAAATATAGGCACCACAATCACTTCTCAGCTTGTAGCTTTTAACTTTAATATTCCTATTGAGATTATTTTATTTGTTAGTGCTTTTTTATTTATCATATTTAGAAAAACTAAATTTAATATAATTTCAAAGTTGATAATAAGTGTTTCACTAATTTTTTTAGGTTTAGATATGGTTTCAACCGCTATAACTCCATTAAAAGGAAGTGAAACGTTTTTTAATTTTATAGCTTTTATAAGTAAAAACAAAATTTTATCGTTCTCTGGCGGTATTCTTTTAACTGCTATAATACAGAGTACCACTACTGGTATCACTATTTTACAAGTTATGGCTTCTAGTAGCATAGTTTCTGTAAAAGCTGCTATTCCAATTATCTTAGGACAGAATGTTGGAACTTGCTTAGATACCGTAATTGGAAGTCTTGCCACTAACAAATCTGGAAAACAAGCTGCTCTCGTTCAAGTTTTATTTAATTTATCCGGTGCTTTAATATTTTTATTTTTAACCGACTACATATATGCTACAGTTACTTATTTATCTCCTGACAATATATCAAGACAAATTGCTAATGCTCATACTTTATTTAATGTTTTGTCAACTATTTTGCTACTTCCTTTTTCCAATATTTTAGCTGATATCTCAAAAAAATTATTAAATAACTTAGTCCTGTTTTTAAGATTCTAA
- a CDS encoding phosphatidylserine decarboxylase, whose amino-acid sequence MDIYYIDRKTGEKKKEIVAGSKLLTWLYETNTGLNILELIVKKKLFSSFYGKLQDLSYSRRKIDKFISELNINIDEAKIDNTSDYKNFNDFFTRELKSESRPICSSNNILISPADGKILAYENIDINNIIQVKGMSYSLKDLINDQDLSNNYTGGTCLVIRLSPSDYHRFHFPDSGVPSETKKIKGLFYSVNPISLRNIANIYCQNKREFSIFKSDNFDEIIMMEVGATCVGSIIQTYEPKVHVEKGSEKGYFKFGGSTVILFFKKDSLKIDKDIIYNTINGFETKVNMGEQIGEK is encoded by the coding sequence ATGGATATTTATTATATTGATAGAAAAACAGGAGAGAAGAAAAAGGAAATAGTGGCTGGTTCAAAATTATTAACTTGGTTATATGAAACAAATACCGGTCTTAATATATTAGAGCTTATTGTAAAAAAGAAACTTTTTTCTTCGTTTTATGGAAAGTTACAGGATTTATCATACAGTAGAAGAAAAATAGATAAATTTATATCAGAATTGAATATAAATATAGATGAAGCTAAAATAGATAATACATCTGACTACAAAAACTTCAATGACTTTTTCACTAGAGAATTAAAAAGCGAATCTAGACCTATATGTAGTAGTAACAATATTTTGATATCACCAGCTGATGGGAAGATTTTAGCTTATGAAAATATAGATATAAATAATATTATTCAAGTAAAAGGAATGTCTTATAGCTTAAAAGATTTAATTAACGACCAAGATTTATCAAATAATTATACTGGTGGTACTTGTTTGGTTATTAGGCTATCACCTTCAGACTATCATAGGTTTCATTTTCCAGATAGCGGTGTACCAAGCGAAACTAAGAAAATTAAAGGTCTTTTTTATTCTGTAAATCCTATTTCATTAAGAAACATTGCTAATATATATTGCCAAAACAAAAGGGAGTTTTCTATATTTAAATCTGATAATTTTGATGAAATTATTATGATGGAAGTTGGAGCAACTTGTGTTGGAAGTATAATCCAAACTTATGAACCCAAAGTTCATGTAGAAAAAGGATCCGAAAAAGGCTATTTTAAATTTGGTGGATCTACAGTTATTTTGTTTTTCAAAAAAGATTCTCTAAAAATAGACAAGGATATTATTTACAATACAATTAATGGATTTGAAACTAAAGTTAATATGGGAGAACAAATAGGGGAAAAGTAA
- a CDS encoding polysaccharide deacetylase family protein, protein MKIYLINRKTILKMAVVLLVLGVSIIGTNEFNINIESVFNPNKELPIYYVDSKEKKVSISFDAAWGTEHTEAILDILDKYNVKTTFFLVDFWVTKHPDMVKEIDRRGHEVANHSTTHPKMSELSKEDMIKEIKTTEESIEKIIGKKTTLFRPPFGDYNDSLIQTSREINYHVIQWDVDSLDWKEMGAQPVVDRVTRNVKNGSIVLFHNNAKYVQEYLPLVIDKLQKDGYEIVPISELIYKENYRMESDGKQVQNKK, encoded by the coding sequence TTGAAAATATATTTAATAAATAGAAAAACTATATTAAAAATGGCAGTAGTACTGTTAGTTTTAGGCGTTTCTATAATAGGAACTAATGAGTTTAATATAAATATAGAATCTGTATTTAATCCTAACAAGGAACTGCCCATATACTATGTAGACAGTAAAGAAAAGAAAGTCTCAATAAGTTTTGATGCAGCATGGGGTACGGAACATACTGAGGCTATACTAGATATACTTGATAAATACAATGTTAAGACTACTTTTTTTCTAGTGGACTTTTGGGTAACCAAACATCCTGATATGGTAAAAGAGATAGATCGTAGAGGGCATGAAGTGGCAAACCACTCGACAACACATCCCAAAATGTCTGAGTTATCAAAAGAAGATATGATAAAAGAAATTAAAACAACTGAGGAAAGTATAGAAAAAATAATCGGAAAAAAAACAACATTATTCAGACCGCCTTTTGGAGACTATAACGATAGTCTAATACAAACTTCTAGAGAAATTAATTATCATGTAATACAATGGGATGTTGATTCACTAGATTGGAAAGAGATGGGAGCACAACCTGTAGTAGATAGGGTTACTAGAAATGTAAAGAATGGGTCTATAGTTTTGTTCCATAATAATGCAAAGTATGTACAAGAGTATCTTCCATTAGTAATTGATAAGCTGCAAAAGGATGGATATGAAATAGTTCCTATATCAGAACTTATATATAAAGAAAACTATCGAATGGAAAGTGACGGTAAACAAGTTCAAAATAAAAAATAA
- a CDS encoding Mur ligase family protein, whose translation MKNESNVYRKLDSTKIIGIIGSDDKIITAYILEEILRNAGYRTGLISKSNILVDGKNYIISERDREQFKINNIVKNMKHENIDVIIIEIQSSQIKALCEENLEIDILIHTNTMLDEYKNDRYLEDKIKLISSLEDSKIAIINIDDDNSIRLIEKNKDIIVISYGLNGKSSITASSLSLDKVSKFNLCLQRGITTACGNKIDPLEFPISSNLLGRDSMYNTLAAIGACLYLDISLDTISRTLLNTEGIHRMLKKIYDKEFIVIDCFADSPSNYESALYTIQSLDYNKLIIVNSISDEKSKEVNDKIANIIIEWKDILNLEMVLFASNEDNEKTADYYGKMFKDNNIKCKTYRSLEDSIKEGLNNIKSDDIFLLLGGKDMDNGKEIIRLQKLI comes from the coding sequence ATGAAAAATGAATCTAATGTCTATAGAAAACTAGATAGTACAAAGATAATCGGAATAATAGGAAGTGATGACAAAATTATAACGGCATATATTCTTGAGGAGATATTAAGAAATGCAGGATATAGAACTGGACTAATAAGTAAATCAAATATATTAGTTGATGGTAAAAACTATATTATCAGTGAAAGAGATAGAGAACAATTTAAAATAAATAACATAGTAAAAAATATGAAGCATGAAAATATAGATGTAATTATAATAGAAATTCAATCATCACAAATAAAAGCACTATGTGAAGAAAATTTAGAAATAGATATTTTGATTCATACAAATACAATGTTAGATGAATATAAAAATGACAGATATCTAGAAGATAAAATTAAATTAATCAGTTCTCTAGAAGATAGTAAAATAGCAATAATAAATATAGATGATGATAACTCCATAAGGTTAATTGAAAAAAATAAAGATATAATAGTTATAAGCTATGGACTTAACGGAAAATCGAGTATAACAGCTTCAAGTTTATCATTGGATAAAGTAAGTAAATTTAACCTATGTTTACAAAGAGGAATAACTACAGCATGTGGGAATAAAATTGATCCATTAGAGTTTCCTATATCTTCAAATTTATTGGGTAGAGATAGTATGTATAATACATTAGCAGCTATAGGTGCGTGTCTTTATCTTGATATAAGTTTAGATACTATATCTAGGACTCTTTTAAACACTGAAGGGATTCATAGGATGCTAAAAAAGATATATGATAAAGAATTTATAGTAATAGACTGTTTTGCTGATTCTCCATCTAATTATGAAAGTGCACTTTATACTATACAAAGCTTAGACTATAATAAGTTGATAATAGTAAACTCTATATCAGATGAGAAAAGCAAAGAAGTAAATGATAAAATAGCAAATATAATTATTGAATGGAAAGATATATTAAACTTGGAGATGGTACTATTTGCTTCTAATGAAGATAATGAGAAGACAGCAGATTACTATGGAAAAATGTTTAAAGACAATAATATAAAATGTAAAACATATAGAAGTCTAGAAGATAGCATAAAAGAGGGATTAAATAATATAAAATCAGATGATATATTTCTACTATTAGGTGGAAAAGACATGGATAATGGAAAAGAAATCATAAGACTACAGAAGTTAATATAG
- a CDS encoding single-stranded DNA-binding protein, with protein MADQVIDTNMVSLIGKVVGEKEFSHEMYGEGFYTFNLEVSRLSDQSDILPITVSERLLIDSELKEGDHIVVEGQLRSYNRYINGKNRLILTIFAREVYSPKDDEELNELMRKPNEIYLDGFICKSPIYRTTPFGREITDLLIAVNRPYNKSDYIPSIAWGRNARFCENLKVGDHIRIWGRIQSRDYQKKKEDGEVISRVAFEVSVSKLEYLAEDNNREGKEDEVEELEA; from the coding sequence ATGGCTGATCAAGTAATTGATACAAATATGGTTTCACTAATAGGAAAAGTTGTAGGTGAAAAAGAATTTAGTCATGAAATGTATGGAGAAGGATTTTATACTTTTAACTTAGAGGTGTCTAGATTAAGTGACCAATCGGACATACTACCTATAACTGTATCAGAAAGACTTTTAATAGACAGTGAGCTAAAGGAAGGAGATCATATAGTAGTAGAAGGACAGTTACGATCGTACAACAGGTATATAAATGGGAAAAATAGACTTATATTAACTATATTTGCAAGAGAAGTATATTCTCCAAAAGATGATGAAGAGTTAAATGAGTTAATGAGAAAGCCAAATGAAATTTACCTAGATGGATTTATATGCAAGTCACCTATTTACAGAACTACGCCATTTGGAAGAGAAATAACAGACTTATTAATCGCCGTGAATAGACCATATAATAAATCAGATTACATACCGTCTATAGCTTGGGGAAGAAATGCAAGATTTTGTGAGAATTTAAAAGTAGGAGATCACATAAGAATCTGGGGAAGAATTCAAAGTAGAGATTATCAGAAGAAAAAAGAAGATGGAGAAGTGATAAGCAGAGTAGCTTTTGAAGTTTCAGTTTCTAAGCTAGAGTACTTAGCAGAAGATAATAACAGAGAAGGTAAAGAAGATGAAGTTGAGGAGTTAGAAGCATAA
- a CDS encoding amidohydrolase: MSKKFWLSNVLLEKGFKYDSNNNIIGTRANIENLLIDDGKIIDIRVDEIPKDGTPVIDAKGLLALPSLIEKHIHLDKGHFGGPWKASTPFTSVFDRIKEEEGFLRSFLPYTKERAEKLLHLITSYGVTHASVQCNVDPVIGLSNVEKVSEALESYKDKLTYKLTAFPQHGLLRSDSIPFMKEAMRNGVEVVGGLDPATIDNDIESSLQKMMDIAVEFNADVDIHLHDRGSLGVYTIKRLAQLVEEAKWQGRVNISHGYCMGDITLEEVSELAEVLTELEISLATTSPIDVPGPPIPLLYEKGVKIYIINDNINDHWSPFGTGDLLQRASRMAEKFGWIDEYSLTRAIGFITNSKIPLDREGKRNWPQIGDEASMIFINSSCSAESIARVPERRTVMFRGSIVSGTF, translated from the coding sequence ATGAGTAAAAAATTTTGGTTAAGTAATGTATTGTTAGAAAAAGGCTTTAAATATGATAGTAACAATAATATTATTGGTACAAGAGCAAATATTGAGAACCTACTAATTGACGACGGAAAAATTATAGATATTAGGGTAGATGAAATACCAAAGGATGGAACACCAGTAATAGATGCAAAAGGACTACTGGCTTTACCTTCCCTTATAGAGAAACATATTCATTTAGATAAAGGCCACTTTGGTGGTCCATGGAAAGCTAGTACACCATTTACAAGTGTTTTTGATAGAATTAAGGAAGAAGAAGGTTTTCTTCGAAGCTTTCTACCTTATACTAAAGAAAGAGCAGAGAAGCTCTTACATTTAATCACAAGCTACGGAGTAACTCATGCTAGTGTTCAGTGTAATGTGGATCCTGTTATAGGACTGAGTAATGTAGAAAAAGTTTCAGAAGCTTTAGAAAGCTATAAAGATAAGTTAACATATAAATTAACTGCATTTCCACAGCACGGGTTGCTGCGAAGTGATTCTATACCATTTATGAAAGAGGCTATGAGAAATGGTGTAGAAGTTGTAGGAGGATTAGATCCGGCAACTATTGACAATGATATTGAATCCTCTTTACAAAAAATGATGGATATTGCAGTAGAATTTAATGCTGATGTAGATATACATCTTCACGATAGAGGTTCATTAGGAGTGTATACTATTAAACGACTTGCTCAACTAGTAGAAGAAGCTAAATGGCAAGGAAGAGTTAATATCAGTCATGGATATTGTATGGGAGATATTACCTTAGAAGAGGTTAGTGAGTTAGCTGAAGTATTGACAGAGTTAGAAATAAGTTTAGCTACTACATCTCCAATAGATGTACCAGGTCCTCCAATTCCGCTGCTTTATGAAAAGGGAGTAAAAATATATATAATTAATGATAATATTAATGACCATTGGAGCCCTTTTGGAACTGGAGATCTTTTACAAAGAGCTAGTAGAATGGCAGAAAAGTTTGGATGGATTGATGAATATTCACTAACAAGAGCTATTGGATTTATTACAAATAGCAAGATACCTTTAGATAGAGAAGGAAAACGTAATTGGCCTCAAATTGGAGATGAAGCCAGTATGATCTTCATTAACAGTTCATGTTCAGCAGAGTCTATAGCTAGAGTACCAGAAAGAAGAACGGTTATGTTTAGAGGCTCTATTGTATCAGGAACTTTTTAG
- a CDS encoding CPBP family intramembrane glutamic endopeptidase, which produces MNKKVPSILEVNYLYLILAILLLTVGAFAQYKNIYSGIFITEYIIVLLPVVMLVLVKKYDFKKVFRLNKITLKQIMLTILIVILSYPIGMFFNYIMIVIINIFGEIQPSPLPIPENTPEFLLGLFLFAITPGICEEMMFRGIMMSSYEKKGYIKSILFTGILFGIFHFNIQNFLGPTFLGVLFGYMVYKTNSLYTGIVAHTVNNSIALILTRFVQSPEAPQGALETDQLITGLIGLGLFSLFLLMIVYLLLRQLSSNELTFESNSYNYIYMESEKVTVMHLVPILATLIIFTFVTYNYFQYIMK; this is translated from the coding sequence ATGAATAAAAAAGTTCCCTCAATATTAGAAGTGAACTATCTTTACTTAATACTAGCAATACTACTATTAACTGTAGGTGCATTCGCACAGTATAAGAATATTTATAGTGGTATATTTATAACTGAATATATTATAGTGCTTTTACCTGTAGTTATGTTAGTACTTGTTAAAAAATATGACTTTAAGAAAGTTTTTAGATTAAATAAAATCACTTTAAAGCAGATAATGTTGACAATACTTATAGTTATATTGTCGTATCCTATTGGAATGTTTTTTAACTACATAATGATAGTTATTATAAACATATTTGGAGAGATTCAGCCATCACCATTACCCATACCTGAAAATACTCCTGAATTTTTACTAGGGTTGTTTTTGTTTGCTATAACACCTGGAATATGTGAAGAAATGATGTTTAGGGGTATCATGATGAGCTCTTATGAAAAAAAGGGTTATATAAAGTCTATACTTTTCACAGGAATACTTTTCGGAATTTTCCACTTTAATATACAGAACTTTTTAGGGCCTACGTTCTTAGGAGTACTGTTTGGATATATGGTATATAAGACAAACTCCCTATATACAGGAATTGTAGCTCATACTGTGAACAATAGTATAGCTCTCATATTAACAAGGTTTGTACAAAGTCCAGAAGCACCACAAGGTGCATTGGAGACAGATCAGCTTATAACGGGTTTAATAGGTCTAGGACTATTCTCGTTATTTCTGCTAATGATAGTATATCTTCTATTAAGACAACTATCATCTAATGAACTAACTTTTGAATCTAATTCATATAACTATATTTATATGGAAAGTGAAAAAGTTACCGTAATGCACCTAGTTCCTATACTGGCTACTCTAATTATATTTACATTTGTAACCTATAACTACTTTCAATATATAATGAAGTAA